CGACTCTATAGACCTAGCATAAAACTATGTTTAAAAAAGTCAAAGCAAAACTATCTAGAGTATGCAAGCTTAAACTACCAGTAGGTTCTATTGCTAAATAAATCACTAGTCATTAAATTATTAGTTGTGTTACTTAGTTGTTTCAGTGCGGCTAGCGCTTGTTCTTGTGGTACTGAGGTCTTGGGCGGTTATGGAATTGGTGGACCGATCCTTACTATGCCAGCTTATACTTTACCTAAGGGCAAGATTGTCTTGGGGACTGGTTTACAATACAATAATTTTAAGCAATTTTCGAATAGCACTCTAAACGCACTCAATAGAAGAGATTTGCATGGACATTCTCAAGATTCACTGATGGTCAATTTTGTTTCTGCAGCTTATGGAATGACTGATGATTTAGACTTGATTCTGAATTATCCATATCGTTATATCTATGGGCTCAAAGCAACTGGACACGGTTCTACAGTTGATCAAGGAAATTCAATTGGCTTTGGTGATTTGACTTTGCTCGCCAAATATCGTGTTTATAAACAACAAACTCAAGTTGCGATACTTGGCGGAATGAGATTTCCAACTGGGCAAACTAATGAGCGTGATGAGTTTGGTTTTAAATTAGCTGCTGACGATCAGCCAGGGACTGGTTCTTGGGATCCAATTATGGGGCTAGCAATTAGTCGTCTTTAT
The Cyanobacteriota bacterium genome window above contains:
- a CDS encoding transporter — its product is MLLSCFSAASACSCGTEVLGGYGIGGPILTMPAYTLPKGKIVLGTGLQYNNFKQFSNSTLNALNRRDLHGHSQDSLMVNFVSAAYGMTDDLDLILNYPYRYIYGLKATGHGSTVDQGNSIGFGDLTLLAKYRVYKQQTQVAILGGMRFPTGQTNERDEFGFKLAADDQPGTGSWDPIMGLAISRLYKQMSFDLNASYRLSNQGSQDTIVGDLFSYNIATTYNFKHSMIKDHKLKPSLIVELNGVWQEKTEFETLKDGNHGGNLLYLSPGLRLSLDDLALNFSLGFPLLNDLNGLQPEAGIQLFTSLNCLI